In one window of Polaromonas naphthalenivorans CJ2 DNA:
- a CDS encoding tryptophan--tRNA ligase, which produces MNSTASPSPQRFLTGITTTGTPHLGNFVGSIRPSVAASRLPGVQSFYFLADYHALIKCGDPVRIQRSTLEIAASWLAAGLEPERVMFYRQSDIPEITELTWLLTCVTGKGVLNRAHAYKASVDKNEAAGNDPDADVTAGLFMYPVLMGADILLFKAHKVPVGRDQVQHIEMARDMAQRFNHLYGEHLVLPEAQIEESVALLPGLDGRKMSKSYDNTIPLFTPREQLRKLIAGIVTDSRAPGEAKDTEGSALFQIYQAFASEPETAGLRQAYADGIGWGDAKQMLFERIDQEVAPMREQYQALIGNPAKIEALLQAGAEKARAVATPFMGELRRAVGLRNLGSAAPAAAKSKAAKTAAPAFKQYREKDGRFYFKLLDAEAQLLLQSQGFDSPREAALVIGRLQKEGSAALAGLHDKLQAMEGITASQLDSALKFFAPEES; this is translated from the coding sequence ATGAATTCCACCGCTTCACCATCGCCGCAGCGCTTCCTGACCGGCATCACGACCACCGGAACGCCGCACCTGGGCAACTTCGTCGGCTCCATCCGCCCTTCGGTGGCAGCCAGCCGCCTGCCCGGCGTGCAGAGTTTTTACTTTCTGGCCGACTACCACGCGCTGATCAAGTGCGGCGACCCGGTGCGCATCCAGCGCTCGACGCTGGAAATCGCCGCCAGCTGGCTGGCCGCCGGGCTGGAGCCGGAACGCGTCATGTTCTACCGCCAGTCCGACATTCCTGAAATCACCGAACTCACCTGGCTGCTGACCTGCGTGACCGGCAAGGGCGTGCTGAACCGCGCGCACGCCTACAAGGCTTCGGTCGATAAGAACGAAGCCGCCGGAAACGACCCGGACGCCGATGTCACCGCCGGCCTGTTCATGTACCCGGTGCTGATGGGCGCCGACATTTTGCTGTTCAAGGCGCACAAGGTGCCGGTCGGGCGCGACCAGGTCCAGCACATCGAGATGGCGCGCGACATGGCCCAGCGCTTCAACCACCTGTACGGCGAGCACCTGGTGCTGCCCGAAGCCCAGATCGAGGAATCCGTCGCCCTGCTGCCCGGCCTGGACGGGCGCAAGATGAGCAAGAGCTACGACAACACGATTCCGCTGTTCACCCCGCGCGAGCAGTTGCGCAAGCTGATCGCCGGCATCGTGACCGACTCGCGCGCGCCCGGCGAAGCCAAGGACACCGAAGGTTCGGCGCTGTTCCAGATTTACCAGGCCTTTGCCAGCGAGCCAGAAACCGCTGGTCTGCGCCAGGCCTATGCCGACGGCATTGGCTGGGGCGATGCGAAGCAGATGCTGTTCGAGCGCATCGACCAGGAAGTCGCGCCGATGCGCGAGCAGTACCAGGCGCTGATCGGCAATCCAGCCAAAATCGAAGCGCTGCTGCAGGCCGGCGCGGAAAAAGCACGGGCGGTGGCAACGCCGTTCATGGGCGAGTTGCGGCGCGCGGTGGGCCTGCGCAACCTGGGGTCCGCCGCCCCAGCCGCCGCCAAAAGCAAGGCCGCCAAAACGGCGGCACCAGCCTTCAAGCAATACCGCGAAAAAGACGGCCGGTTTTATTTCAAGCTGCTTGATGCCGAGGCGCAGTTGCTGCTGCAAAGCCAGGGTTTCGATTCACCCCGGGAAGCTGCCCTCGTCATTGGCCGGTTGCAAAAAGAAGGCTCGGCCGCGCTGGCCGGCCTGCATGACAAGCTGCAGGCCATGGAAGGAATCACCGCAAGCCAGCTGGACAGCGCCCTGAAGTTCTTTGCACCGGAAGAATCCTGA
- a CDS encoding CsbD family protein translates to MNTDQVKGALKEAAGKVQSKTGELIDSPEQQAKGMVKQVEGKTQKNLGDAKEVLKDAVDKI, encoded by the coding sequence ATGAACACCGATCAAGTCAAGGGCGCCCTCAAGGAAGCCGCAGGCAAGGTCCAGTCCAAGACTGGCGAGTTGATTGACAGCCCCGAGCAGCAGGCCAAGGGCATGGTCAAGCAGGTCGAAGGCAAAACTCAGAAAAATCTGGGTGATGCCAAGGAAGTCCTGAAAGACGCTGTCGATAAAATCTGA
- a CDS encoding response regulator transcription factor, with the protein MTASMFRQPEGPRCIYLLDDDPDICRLVSSTLREFGFETFECHSAMELRRLLLARVPDLCIVDLGLPDADGMDVVRELQARYACGVMVLTGRGYLSDRVMGLELGADDYVVKPFEPRELVARVRSILRRRDKAPGASMQPEMRSQLAEFGGWRFRADCNLLSSPGGQEWTLSAGESRMLLQFLQRPNRILDREQLCGDRDLSALDRSVDVRVSRLRRKLESDPQHPTTIRTVYGAGYLLAAEVRWL; encoded by the coding sequence ATGACTGCCAGCATGTTTCGCCAGCCGGAGGGGCCGCGCTGCATCTATCTGCTGGACGACGACCCGGATATTTGCCGCCTGGTCAGCAGCACGCTGCGGGAGTTTGGCTTTGAGACTTTTGAATGCCACAGCGCCATGGAGTTGCGCCGCCTCCTGCTGGCGCGCGTGCCTGACCTGTGCATCGTGGACCTGGGCCTGCCTGATGCCGATGGCATGGACGTGGTGCGTGAGCTGCAGGCGCGCTACGCCTGCGGCGTGATGGTGCTGACCGGGCGCGGTTACCTCAGCGACCGGGTCATGGGACTGGAGTTGGGGGCCGACGACTATGTGGTCAAGCCGTTCGAGCCGCGTGAACTGGTGGCCCGCGTGCGCAGCATCCTGCGGCGCCGGGACAAGGCACCCGGCGCGTCGATGCAGCCGGAAATGCGCTCGCAGCTTGCCGAGTTCGGCGGCTGGCGTTTTCGTGCCGATTGCAACCTGCTGTCGTCGCCGGGCGGCCAGGAGTGGACGCTCAGCGCCGGCGAGTCGCGCATGCTGCTGCAGTTTTTGCAGCGGCCCAACCGGATTCTTGACCGCGAACAACTGTGCGGCGACCGCGATCTTTCGGCCCTGGACCGCAGTGTCGATGTGCGGGTGTCCAGGCTGCGGCGCAAGCTCGAATCAGACCCCCAGCACCCCACGACCATTCGCACGGTGTATGGCGCCGGCTATCTGCTGGCGGCCGAGGTCAGGTGGCTGTAG
- a CDS encoding PAS-domain containing protein has translation MSSHLSPDSQQIHYRHELLQAGLDLLDQGLTVIDANLNFVAWNKAFLRLLDFPESMAFVGATFESFMRYNAERGEYGPGDVEELVAERMRLARHFTPHYTERDRPDGQILAVRGEPLPHNGFVTLYTDITASRRYEQQIQQQNTELEQRVAERTHELQATNRRLIVADDANQRITEALRRSEENLRLITDTVPALIGYFDRQEIYRYVNKGYADWFGAAKEGMLGHSIRDVVGDEVYTDISKHVHLALKGQRVSYEYAMRRPGGRVVYARSELVPELDAKGRVAGCFVLSVNITDLKNAQAALVHAQKMEAVGQLTGGLAHDFNNLLTVVIGNLVSLHERYPDDPDIGEYVAPALKASRRGASLIKRLLAFARKQPLSLRSVNIAELVSESMILLKRTLPANITVTATPMSEAVHAITDVQQLENALLNLALNARDAMPEGGQLTIGASCVELGQAQAADFDVAPGCYVALSVSDTGTGMDAATQARASEPFFTTKRFGSGSGLGLSMVYGFAKQSGGGIRIQSALGEGCVVTLVLPCVDNELEDEPPPDLHHRLARQGAQRPLVLLVEDDPDVRRVIRLQLVGLGYPVIEADHAADALLLLTSVPTVGILVSDVVMPGGMDGRALCVAASQRAPHVKALLISGYSDGEAASAREAAGFALLKKPFTAAELQHALDGLTA, from the coding sequence ATGTCATCACACCTTTCCCCCGATTCCCAGCAAATCCACTACCGGCACGAGTTGCTTCAGGCCGGGCTGGACCTGCTCGACCAGGGCTTGACGGTGATTGATGCCAATCTGAACTTCGTGGCCTGGAACAAGGCCTTTTTGCGCCTGCTGGACTTCCCAGAAAGCATGGCTTTTGTCGGCGCCACTTTCGAGTCCTTCATGCGCTACAACGCCGAACGCGGCGAATACGGGCCGGGCGACGTGGAAGAACTGGTGGCCGAGCGCATGCGCCTGGCGCGTCATTTCACGCCGCACTACACCGAGCGCGACCGGCCGGACGGGCAGATTCTGGCGGTGCGCGGCGAGCCCTTGCCGCACAACGGTTTTGTCACGCTGTACACCGACATCACCGCCAGCCGCCGCTACGAGCAGCAGATCCAGCAGCAGAACACCGAGCTGGAGCAGCGGGTGGCCGAGCGCACCCATGAACTGCAGGCCACCAACCGGCGCCTGATCGTGGCCGACGACGCCAACCAGCGCATCACCGAGGCATTGCGGCGCAGCGAGGAAAACCTGCGCCTGATCACCGACACCGTGCCCGCGCTGATTGGCTACTTTGACCGCCAGGAGATCTACCGCTACGTCAACAAAGGCTACGCCGACTGGTTTGGCGCCGCCAAGGAGGGCATGCTGGGCCACTCCATTCGCGACGTGGTCGGCGACGAGGTCTATACCGATATTTCAAAGCATGTGCATCTGGCGCTGAAGGGCCAGCGCGTCAGCTACGAGTACGCCATGCGCCGCCCCGGCGGACGGGTGGTGTATGCGCGCAGCGAACTCGTGCCCGAGTTGGACGCCAAGGGCCGCGTGGCCGGGTGTTTTGTGCTGTCCGTCAACATCACCGACCTCAAGAACGCCCAGGCAGCGCTGGTGCACGCGCAAAAAATGGAGGCGGTCGGGCAACTGACCGGCGGGCTGGCGCACGATTTCAACAACCTGCTGACGGTCGTGATCGGCAACCTGGTCAGCCTGCATGAGCGCTACCCCGACGACCCGGACATTGGCGAGTATGTAGCGCCTGCGCTGAAAGCCTCGCGCCGGGGTGCGTCCCTGATCAAGCGGCTGCTGGCATTTGCCCGCAAGCAGCCGCTGTCGCTGCGCTCCGTGAACATCGCCGAGCTGGTCAGCGAAAGCATGATCCTGCTCAAGCGCACCTTGCCGGCGAACATCACCGTGACCGCCACGCCGATGAGCGAGGCCGTGCATGCCATCACCGACGTGCAGCAGCTTGAAAACGCCTTGCTCAACCTCGCGCTGAACGCGCGTGACGCCATGCCGGAGGGGGGGCAGTTGACCATCGGGGCAAGCTGCGTGGAGCTGGGCCAGGCGCAGGCGGCGGATTTTGACGTGGCCCCCGGTTGCTACGTGGCCCTGAGCGTGTCCGACACCGGCACCGGCATGGACGCCGCCACGCAGGCGCGCGCCTCCGAGCCTTTTTTCACCACCAAGCGCTTTGGCTCGGGAAGCGGCCTGGGCCTGTCGATGGTGTATGGCTTTGCCAAGCAGTCCGGTGGCGGCATCCGCATTCAGAGTGCCTTGGGCGAGGGTTGCGTGGTCACGCTGGTGTTGCCCTGCGTGGACAACGAGCTTGAGGACGAGCCGCCGCCGGACCTGCACCACCGCCTAGCCCGGCAGGGCGCGCAGCGCCCGCTGGTGCTGCTGGTGGAAGACGACCCCGACGTGCGCCGGGTGATCCGGCTGCAACTGGTTGGCCTGGGTTATCCGGTGATCGAAGCGGACCATGCGGCCGATGCCTTGCTGCTGCTGACCAGCGTGCCCACCGTGGGCATCCTGGTTTCTGACGTGGTGATGCCCGGCGGCATGGACGGACGGGCCTTGTGCGTGGCGGCCAGCCAGCGTGCGCCGCATGTGAAGGCGTTGCTGATCAGCGGCTATTCCGACGGCGAAGCGGCCTCGGCCAGGGAGGCTGCCGGGTTTGCGCTGCTGAAAAAACCGTTCACCGCCGCCGAGTTGCAGCATGCGCTCGATGGCTTGACGGCATGA
- a CDS encoding acyl-CoA synthetase, with the protein MPKNAYDQGLERNRANHTALSPISFLERSARVYPERVSLIHGDTRFTWAQTYARCRRLASALAQRGVRVGDTVAAMLPNTPPMFEAHFGVPMLGAVLNTLNTRLDAEAIAFMLDHGEAKVLLTDREFSPIIERALPLMKQPRPLVIDVDDPLHEGGALLGELDYEAFLQTGDEAYEWALPSDEWNAIALNYTSGTTGNPKGVVTHHRGAYLNAVSNVVTWEMPRHSVYLWTLPMFHCNGWCFPWTLALQAGVSVCLRKVDPALIFSLIREHRVTHLCGAPIVYGLLINAPQVLRAGISHPIAGLIAGAAPPAAIIEGCERIGIDITHVYGLTEVYGPAAVCAKQAGWDKLPIGERAALNARQGVAYPMQQAIAVLDPETMRPVPADGETMGEIFFRGNLVMKGYLKNPQATEEAFAGGWFHTGDLAVLHPDGYVKIKDRSKDVIISGGENISSLEVEEVLYRHPAVLVAAVVAKPDDKWGEVPCAYLELCDGATVTEAEIIEHCRSQLARFKVPKQVLFGTLPKTSTGKIQKFVLREQMRSASSME; encoded by the coding sequence ATGCCTAAGAATGCCTACGACCAGGGACTGGAGCGCAACCGCGCGAACCACACCGCGCTTTCACCGATCAGCTTTCTGGAACGATCCGCCCGGGTCTATCCCGAGCGCGTGTCGCTGATTCATGGCGACACGCGCTTTACCTGGGCGCAGACCTATGCGCGTTGCCGCCGCCTGGCCAGCGCCCTGGCGCAGCGCGGCGTTCGCGTCGGCGACACCGTGGCCGCCATGCTGCCCAACACGCCGCCCATGTTCGAGGCACATTTTGGCGTCCCCATGCTGGGGGCGGTGCTCAACACCCTGAACACCCGGCTCGATGCCGAAGCCATCGCCTTCATGCTCGACCACGGCGAAGCCAAGGTGCTGCTGACCGACCGCGAGTTCTCGCCGATCATCGAACGCGCCCTGCCGTTGATGAAGCAGCCCCGCCCACTGGTGATTGACGTGGATGACCCGCTGCACGAAGGCGGTGCCTTGCTCGGCGAGCTGGACTACGAAGCCTTTTTGCAGACCGGCGACGAGGCCTACGAATGGGCCTTGCCGTCCGACGAGTGGAACGCCATCGCGCTGAACTACACCAGCGGCACCACCGGCAACCCCAAGGGCGTGGTCACGCACCACCGGGGCGCCTACCTGAACGCGGTGTCGAACGTGGTGACCTGGGAAATGCCGCGCCACTCGGTGTACCTGTGGACGCTGCCCATGTTCCACTGCAACGGCTGGTGCTTCCCCTGGACGCTGGCGCTGCAGGCGGGCGTCAGCGTGTGCCTGCGCAAGGTCGATCCGGCACTGATCTTCTCGCTGATCCGCGAACACCGCGTCACGCACCTGTGCGGCGCGCCGATTGTGTATGGCCTGCTGATCAATGCCCCGCAGGTTCTGCGCGCCGGCATTTCGCATCCGATTGCCGGCCTGATTGCCGGCGCCGCGCCACCGGCCGCGATCATCGAAGGCTGCGAGCGCATCGGCATTGACATCACGCATGTCTATGGGCTGACCGAGGTGTACGGCCCGGCGGCCGTCTGCGCCAAGCAGGCCGGCTGGGACAAGCTGCCGATTGGCGAGCGCGCCGCGCTCAACGCGCGCCAGGGCGTGGCTTATCCGATGCAGCAGGCCATCGCCGTGCTCGACCCCGAAACCATGCGGCCCGTTCCCGCCGACGGCGAAACGATGGGCGAAATCTTCTTCCGGGGCAACCTCGTGATGAAGGGCTACCTGAAAAACCCGCAGGCCACCGAAGAGGCTTTTGCCGGCGGCTGGTTCCACACCGGCGACCTGGCGGTGCTGCACCCCGATGGCTACGTCAAGATCAAGGACCGCAGCAAGGACGTGATCATCTCCGGCGGCGAAAACATCTCCAGCCTCGAAGTCGAGGAAGTGCTGTACCGCCACCCGGCCGTGCTGGTGGCGGCCGTGGTCGCCAAGCCCGATGACAAATGGGGCGAAGTGCCGTGCGCCTACCTCGAACTGTGCGATGGCGCCACGGTCACCGAGGCCGAGATCATCGAGCACTGCCGCTCGCAGCTGGCGCGCTTCAAGGTGCCCAAGCAGGTGCTGTTCGGCACGCTGCCGAAAACCTCGACCGGAAAAATCCAGAAATTCGTGCTCAGGGAGCAGATGCGTTCGGCATCCAGCATGGAATGA
- a CDS encoding electron transfer flavoprotein-ubiquinone oxidoreductase — MTPAEILAQYGPREAMEYDVVVVGGGPGGLSAAIRLKQLASEKGTELSVVVLEKGSEPGAHILSGAVMDPRALGELIPDWKALGAPLTQPVTGDEVLFLSETGSTRTPDYLVPDCFHNEGNYVISLGNVTRWLAGQAESLGVEIFPGFAAAEVLYNDDGSVKGVATGNLGVGKDGEPTGNFQLGMELHGKYTVFAEGARGHLGRQLISRFALDEGRDPQAYALGVKELWEIDPAKHQAGLVVHTAGWPMDSQTYGGGFLYHLEGNQVTLGFVTGLDYSNPYLSPFEEMQRWKTHPAIRKYLEGGKRIGYGARAITAGGALSLPKTVFPGGALIGCEAGYLNASRIKGSHAAIKTGMLAAEAAYAAVTAGRQHDELSAYPEAYEKSWLAAELNQARNFKAWFKKGVYVGSLMTGIEQWLLPKIGVKSPPWTIHRDKPDYAMLKPASECQPILYPKPDNKLTFDRLTSVFISNTNHEEHQPAHLTLKDASVPVAVNLARFAGPESRYCPAGVYEFVKNPDNTERLQINAQNCVHCKTCDIKDPTQNIVWVTPEGGGGPNYSGM, encoded by the coding sequence ATGACCCCAGCAGAAATCCTGGCCCAGTACGGCCCCCGAGAAGCGATGGAGTACGACGTGGTCGTGGTCGGCGGCGGCCCGGGCGGGCTGTCGGCGGCCATCCGCCTCAAGCAGCTGGCCAGCGAAAAAGGCACGGAGCTGTCCGTCGTCGTGCTCGAAAAGGGCTCCGAGCCCGGCGCGCACATCCTGTCGGGCGCGGTCATGGACCCCCGGGCCTTGGGCGAGTTGATCCCCGACTGGAAGGCGCTGGGCGCGCCCTTGACGCAGCCCGTCACTGGCGACGAGGTGCTGTTCCTGAGCGAAACGGGCTCCACCCGGACGCCTGATTACCTCGTGCCCGACTGCTTTCACAACGAAGGCAACTATGTCATCAGCCTGGGCAACGTCACGCGCTGGCTGGCTGGTCAGGCCGAAAGCCTGGGCGTTGAAATCTTCCCCGGCTTCGCCGCCGCCGAGGTGCTTTACAACGACGATGGCTCCGTCAAGGGCGTGGCCACGGGCAACCTCGGTGTCGGCAAGGACGGCGAGCCCACGGGCAACTTCCAGCTCGGCATGGAACTGCACGGCAAGTACACGGTGTTCGCCGAAGGCGCGCGCGGCCACCTGGGCCGCCAGCTGATCAGCCGCTTTGCGCTCGACGAAGGCCGCGACCCGCAGGCCTACGCGCTGGGCGTGAAGGAACTCTGGGAGATCGACCCGGCCAAGCACCAAGCCGGCCTGGTAGTGCACACGGCCGGCTGGCCGATGGACAGCCAGACCTACGGCGGGGGTTTTCTCTACCACCTGGAGGGCAACCAGGTCACGCTGGGCTTTGTCACCGGGCTGGACTACAGCAATCCTTATCTCAGCCCCTTCGAGGAGATGCAGCGCTGGAAAACGCACCCGGCGATCCGCAAATACCTCGAAGGCGGCAAGCGCATCGGCTACGGCGCGCGGGCCATCACGGCCGGCGGCGCGCTGAGCCTGCCCAAGACGGTGTTTCCCGGCGGCGCGCTGATCGGCTGCGAGGCGGGCTACCTGAACGCCAGCCGCATCAAGGGCAGCCACGCGGCGATCAAGACCGGCATGCTCGCGGCCGAAGCGGCGTACGCGGCCGTGACGGCCGGGCGCCAGCATGACGAACTGAGCGCCTACCCCGAGGCTTACGAAAAAAGCTGGCTGGCCGCCGAACTCAACCAGGCGCGCAACTTCAAGGCCTGGTTCAAGAAGGGCGTGTACGTGGGCTCCTTGATGACCGGCATCGAGCAATGGCTGCTGCCCAAAATCGGCGTCAAGAGCCCGCCGTGGACGATCCACCGCGACAAGCCTGATTACGCGATGCTCAAGCCGGCATCCGAGTGCCAGCCCATCCTTTATCCCAAGCCCGACAACAAGCTGACGTTTGACCGCCTGACCTCGGTGTTCATCAGCAACACCAACCACGAGGAACACCAGCCCGCGCATTTGACCCTCAAGGACGCCAGCGTTCCGGTCGCTGTCAACCTGGCCAGGTTCGCCGGCCCCGAGAGCCGCTACTGCCCGGCCGGGGTGTACGAGTTCGTGAAGAACCCGGACAACACCGAGCGCCTGCAGATCAACGCGCAGAACTGCGTGCACTGCAAGACCTGCGACATCAAGGATCCGACCCAGAACATCGTCTGGGTCACGCCCGAGGGCGGCGGCGGGCCGAACTACAGCGGCATGTAA
- a CDS encoding MaoC family dehydratase, producing MNDLNGYDIEDLSVGMMAIFSKTITEADIVLFAGVSGDCNAIHINEEYAATTAFKGRIAHGFLSASVISAAVANRLPGPGAIYMDQHLKFLAPVRPGDTVHATVKVREVIAERGRVVLQTTCSVKGVMVIDGEALVKVDSSARRALKAAALSAAQAIA from the coding sequence ATGAACGACCTGAACGGCTATGACATCGAAGACCTGAGCGTGGGCATGATGGCCATATTTTCCAAGACCATCACCGAAGCCGACATCGTGCTGTTTGCCGGCGTGTCGGGCGACTGCAACGCCATCCATATCAACGAAGAGTACGCGGCCACCACGGCGTTCAAGGGCCGCATCGCCCACGGTTTCCTGTCGGCCAGCGTGATCTCGGCGGCGGTCGCCAACCGTCTGCCCGGCCCCGGCGCCATCTACATGGACCAGCACCTGAAGTTCCTGGCGCCGGTGCGCCCCGGCGACACCGTGCATGCCACCGTCAAGGTGCGCGAGGTCATCGCCGAGCGTGGCCGCGTGGTGCTGCAGACCACCTGCAGCGTCAAGGGCGTCATGGTCATTGACGGCGAAGCGCTGGTGAAGGTCGATTCGTCCGCCCGGCGCGCGCTCAAGGCGGCCGCCCTGTCCGCCGCCCAGGCCATCGCCTGA
- a CDS encoding acyl-CoA dehydrogenase, protein MSYQAPLKDMLFAMQELAGLPQVSTLPGFEDHGIDTAQAVLEESAKFCESVVAPLNWEGDKTPSSWKDGVVTTTPGFKEAFRQFAEGGWQGVIHPPEFGGQGFPKLIATPCAEMLHAASLSFALCPMLTDGAIEALLVAGSDELKRKFAAKLISGEWTGTMNLTEPQAGSDLAAVRSRAEPQEDGTYKVFGTKIFITYGEHDMTGNIVHLVLARVPGAPEGVKGISLFVVPKFMVNDDGSLGERNDAWCVSIEHKLGIKASPTAVLQFGDHGGAVGYLVGQENRGLEYMFIMMNAARFAVGMQGIAIADRAYQQAVRFAHDRAQSRDLAGSAGPVAIINHPDVKRMLLTMRAHVEGARALAYVAAAASDMAHHAADDATRIQNQAVYEYLVPVVKGFSTEMSIDMASLGVQVHGGMGYIEETGAAQHYRDARILTIYEGTTAIQANDIVGRKTLRDKGAVAKALCDRIATTEQDLAAHDNADCNAMLVALRQGRQALEETIDFIVANGKSEPKAVYAGAVNYLKLAGVVLCGWQMGRAMMVALDKMDSDPAFFTAKLITARFYAESVLTQAAGLAQSIRLAGSTTNRMPVEMF, encoded by the coding sequence ATGAGCTACCAAGCCCCCCTGAAAGACATGCTGTTCGCCATGCAGGAACTCGCCGGCCTGCCCCAGGTCAGCACCCTGCCCGGCTTTGAAGACCACGGCATCGACACCGCCCAGGCGGTGCTCGAAGAATCCGCCAAGTTCTGTGAAAGCGTGGTTGCCCCGCTGAACTGGGAAGGCGACAAAACCCCCAGCAGCTGGAAAGACGGCGTGGTCACCACCACGCCGGGCTTCAAGGAAGCCTTCAGGCAGTTTGCCGAAGGCGGCTGGCAAGGCGTGATCCATCCGCCCGAGTTTGGCGGCCAGGGTTTCCCCAAGCTGATCGCCACGCCGTGCGCCGAAATGCTGCACGCCGCCAGCCTGTCGTTCGCGCTGTGCCCGATGCTGACCGATGGCGCCATCGAAGCGCTGCTGGTCGCGGGCAGCGACGAACTCAAGCGCAAGTTTGCCGCCAAGCTCATCAGCGGCGAGTGGACCGGCACCATGAACCTGACCGAGCCGCAGGCCGGCTCCGACCTGGCCGCCGTGCGCAGCCGCGCCGAGCCGCAGGAAGACGGCACTTACAAGGTGTTCGGCACCAAGATTTTCATCACCTACGGTGAGCACGACATGACCGGGAACATCGTCCACCTGGTGCTGGCCCGCGTGCCCGGCGCACCCGAAGGCGTCAAAGGCATCTCGCTGTTTGTCGTTCCCAAGTTCATGGTCAATGACGACGGCAGTCTGGGCGAGCGCAACGACGCCTGGTGCGTGTCCATCGAGCACAAGCTCGGCATAAAGGCCAGCCCGACCGCCGTGCTGCAGTTTGGCGACCATGGCGGCGCGGTCGGTTACCTGGTGGGCCAGGAGAACCGGGGCCTCGAATACATGTTCATCATGATGAACGCCGCGCGCTTTGCCGTGGGCATGCAGGGCATTGCGATTGCCGACCGCGCCTACCAGCAAGCGGTGCGCTTTGCGCATGACCGCGCCCAGAGCCGCGACCTGGCGGGCTCCGCCGGGCCGGTCGCCATCATCAACCACCCCGATGTCAAGCGCATGCTGCTGACCATGCGCGCCCACGTCGAAGGCGCGCGCGCCCTGGCCTACGTGGCCGCCGCCGCCAGCGACATGGCGCACCACGCCGCCGACGATGCCACGCGGATCCAGAACCAGGCGGTGTACGAATACCTTGTTCCCGTGGTCAAGGGCTTTTCGACGGAAATGTCCATCGACATGGCCAGCCTGGGCGTGCAGGTCCATGGCGGCATGGGCTACATCGAGGAAACCGGCGCCGCCCAGCACTACCGCGACGCCCGCATCCTGACCATCTACGAAGGCACCACGGCCATCCAGGCCAACGACATCGTCGGCCGCAAGACCCTGCGCGACAAGGGCGCCGTGGCCAAGGCCCTGTGCGACCGGATCGCCACCACCGAGCAAGACCTCGCCGCCCACGACAACGCGGACTGCAACGCCATGCTAGTCGCGCTGCGGCAGGGCCGGCAGGCGCTGGAAGAAACCATTGACTTCATCGTCGCCAACGGCAAGAGCGAGCCGAAAGCGGTGTATGCCGGCGCGGTGAACTACCTCAAGTTGGCCGGCGTGGTGCTGTGCGGCTGGCAAATGGGCCGGGCCATGATGGTCGCGCTGGACAAGATGGACAGCGACCCGGCGTTTTTCACCGCCAAGCTGATCACCGCCCGCTTCTACGCCGAGTCGGTGCTGACGCAGGCCGCAGGCCTGGCGCAAAGCATTCGCCTGGCAGGCAGCACCACCAACCGCATGCCCGTCGAGATGTTCTGA
- a CDS encoding DUF485 domain-containing protein: protein MSSEIYARIQKNPKFKELVAKRERLAWTLTGIVLVLFFGLFMTVAFNPSVLAIRLGDSYVTTGLLIGLAQFVLFWLLTAVYVRRANSEFDALTEQLLHESVKAKK, encoded by the coding sequence ATGAGCTCTGAAATCTATGCCCGGATTCAAAAGAATCCGAAATTCAAAGAACTGGTCGCCAAGCGCGAACGCCTGGCCTGGACCTTGACCGGCATCGTCCTGGTGCTTTTTTTCGGCCTGTTCATGACGGTGGCCTTCAACCCTTCCGTGCTGGCGATCAGGCTGGGGGACAGCTATGTCACCACCGGCCTCTTGATTGGACTGGCCCAATTTGTCCTGTTCTGGCTTCTCACGGCGGTTTACGTCCGTCGCGCCAATTCAGAGTTTGATGCGCTGACCGAGCAGTTGCTGCATGAATCCGTGAAAGCAAAAAAATGA